In the Palaeococcus pacificus DY20341 genome, one interval contains:
- a CDS encoding diacylglycerol/polyprenol kinase family protein: MSMKSELKRKALHLTGLSIPMIYLLFGREFTLRFTGFFLILFVILEPFRIVEHLRDGVKKRLHLYVDEEIIAKFEDELDSIAREHERYWIGAHIYFTLAALIVIYLFPEDIAIGAIAAATLGDAMAAIIGKSFGRHRFKNGKSLEGSSAYFLTALLILVPLTDLPHGIIGALAGAITEFYELPPDDNFSNQLAIAVVLYVFRIALF, encoded by the coding sequence GTGAGCATGAAAAGCGAGCTTAAAAGAAAGGCACTTCACTTAACAGGGCTGAGCATCCCCATGATATACCTGCTTTTCGGTAGGGAGTTCACACTTAGATTTACAGGATTTTTCTTGATTCTCTTCGTGATTCTCGAGCCATTTAGAATAGTTGAGCACCTGCGAGACGGCGTGAAGAAGAGGCTCCATCTGTATGTGGACGAAGAGATAATAGCAAAATTTGAGGATGAACTGGATAGCATAGCGAGAGAACACGAAAGGTACTGGATTGGAGCGCATATATACTTCACCTTAGCCGCACTCATCGTCATTTATCTGTTTCCAGAGGACATAGCCATAGGTGCTATTGCCGCTGCTACATTGGGAGATGCAATGGCAGCTATAATTGGAAAGAGCTTTGGAAGACATCGCTTCAAAAACGGCAAAAGCTTAGAAGGAAGCTCAGCTTACTTCCTAACAGCCCTTTTAATTCTAGTGCCCTTAACAGACTTACCGCACGGCATAATAGGGGCATTAGCAGGGGCTATAACGGAATTCTATGAACTACCGCCGGATGATAACTTTTCAAACCAGCTGGCAATAGCTGTAGTGCTCTATGTGTTTAGAATAGCACTATTTTAG
- a CDS encoding CARDB domain-containing protein translates to MRLGVVSLGIIVLIVLSVVPTVGFVNALYGTKIIDGNLNDWGTLDLVSRGVDSTVPGANLDNLYVAWDDEYLYIAIKTNNTAKYWPDYGIAIDINPGSASGGSSDPWAKKIYFNGTYLPEYIVYAEAQDGQITWMELRKWDGSSWQFVGNMKDVGDYEYIGGDSGIQTIEIKIPWSTLGGKPSNLALISWVAGNNDGDSAVDTLPVDPDVNYPSTGNSEWTDSDTLTNFITLPLAPKTIDGDLSDWAGYELVAKDNLGYGVDGGNLSSFYVSYDDQYLYIALEANNNANWDMAYGIGIDVDPGSGNGYTGTSDAWGRSINFEGGYAIDYELYTWWDKSQAKPTVDGQENVAFLPWTGSGWEYKKVGDVGGSFAWTGNSSIGLKTLEIKIPWSAIGGRTNKIAVITWVTGGGGSAVDVLPESSVVADSGNEWGDSDTFSNLTVIEIPIPKPELAVSISSNVLNVEQWQPANLTITVENLGEVDAQNVTVELFDDDNLIKSWIVNVSAKGNISLSYTYEYSKAWGTHELKAVVDPNNEIEEVNENNNIATLKIDVGRIAKTQNDLVKMGVYVWPKLYWPKYQQTLDIMENLSAMRLPEKYMQQIEEFKLKLNESQELYNEGQNLISMPHYELRGATKIFSAYSRLLRLQKEIESFLEIAEKEDLVSKLTKTVDGNLDDWSAETKVAEDTQGFGQDGANLKALYVDYDDTYLYVALTTDNKASWRVAYGIGLDYKEGGYTGNTDAWDRKMAFTRGIDAQMYFYWKGEFFGEKGTDSIEAAQLSIWNGTSWERYDIAEIGFIAWTGKVNGLQTLEVAIPWEVLGGKASKVYITAWVTGSSAGDSAVESLPDDPSMHDSDNEWGDQDNISTFAEVQIQ, encoded by the coding sequence ATGAGGTTGGGAGTAGTTAGTCTGGGCATTATTGTTTTGATTGTGTTGAGTGTAGTACCGACAGTGGGGTTTGTAAATGCGCTCTATGGCACTAAAATTATCGATGGAAACCTAAACGATTGGGGCACACTGGATTTAGTGTCTCGCGGCGTTGATAGCACTGTTCCTGGAGCAAATCTCGACAACCTCTACGTGGCTTGGGATGACGAATATCTCTACATCGCCATCAAAACTAATAATACGGCTAAATATTGGCCTGATTACGGGATTGCGATTGACATTAATCCGGGAAGTGCTAGTGGTGGAAGTAGCGATCCTTGGGCAAAGAAAATATACTTTAATGGGACATATCTACCGGAGTATATAGTATATGCAGAAGCTCAAGATGGTCAAATAACTTGGATGGAACTTCGTAAGTGGGATGGAAGCAGTTGGCAATTCGTTGGAAACATGAAAGATGTCGGGGATTATGAGTACATTGGTGGTGATAGTGGCATTCAAACAATAGAAATAAAGATTCCTTGGAGTACTTTAGGTGGAAAGCCCTCTAACTTGGCACTAATATCTTGGGTTGCTGGAAATAACGATGGGGATTCTGCAGTTGATACCCTTCCAGTTGACCCCGACGTTAATTATCCCTCTACAGGAAATTCGGAGTGGACTGACAGTGATACTTTAACGAATTTTATAACCCTTCCTCTAGCTCCAAAGACCATCGATGGAGACTTAAGCGATTGGGCGGGCTATGAGCTTGTAGCAAAAGACAATTTAGGATATGGTGTTGATGGTGGAAATCTAAGTTCTTTCTATGTCTCTTACGACGATCAGTATTTATACATAGCACTCGAAGCGAACAACAATGCCAATTGGGATATGGCGTATGGTATAGGTATTGATGTTGATCCCGGAAGCGGGAACGGATACACTGGAACGAGTGATGCCTGGGGAAGAAGCATAAACTTTGAAGGTGGCTATGCAATTGATTACGAACTCTATACGTGGTGGGATAAGTCACAAGCAAAGCCCACTGTGGATGGGCAGGAGAACGTTGCTTTTCTACCTTGGACAGGAAGCGGATGGGAGTATAAGAAAGTCGGCGATGTTGGGGGAAGCTTTGCATGGACAGGAAACAGTTCCATTGGTTTGAAAACTCTTGAAATTAAAATCCCATGGAGTGCTATAGGGGGAAGAACAAACAAAATCGCTGTTATTACATGGGTAACAGGAGGAGGTGGATCTGCGGTTGATGTACTTCCCGAAAGCTCCGTTGTAGCTGATAGTGGCAATGAGTGGGGAGATAGTGACACATTCTCAAACCTCACTGTAATCGAGATCCCAATTCCAAAACCCGAGCTGGCCGTTAGCATTTCCTCAAACGTTCTAAATGTTGAGCAATGGCAGCCTGCAAACCTCACAATCACTGTGGAGAACCTTGGTGAAGTGGACGCTCAAAACGTTACTGTGGAGCTTTTTGATGACGATAACCTCATAAAGAGCTGGATAGTGAATGTTTCTGCAAAGGGCAACATTTCATTGAGCTACACTTACGAATACTCGAAAGCATGGGGAACCCATGAATTAAAAGCTGTTGTTGATCCCAACAATGAAATAGAAGAGGTCAATGAGAACAACAACATTGCAACGCTTAAGATTGATGTTGGAAGAATCGCTAAGACTCAAAATGATCTCGTCAAAATGGGTGTCTATGTATGGCCGAAGCTCTATTGGCCGAAATACCAGCAAACCCTTGATATTATGGAAAACCTCTCTGCAATGAGGCTACCTGAGAAGTACATGCAACAAATTGAGGAATTTAAGCTTAAGCTCAATGAAAGCCAAGAGCTCTATAATGAAGGTCAAAACCTCATCTCCATGCCTCATTATGAGCTCAGAGGTGCTACAAAGATATTCTCTGCATATTCCAGGTTGTTGAGGCTTCAAAAAGAAATTGAAAGCTTTTTAGAAATTGCTGAGAAGGAGGACTTGGTATCGAAGCTCACTAAGACTGTGGATGGTAACTTAGATGATTGGAGTGCTGAAACGAAAGTAGCGGAAGATACGCAAGGATTTGGCCAGGATGGAGCAAACTTAAAAGCCCTCTATGTTGATTATGATGATACCTATCTCTACGTAGCCCTAACTACAGACAACAAAGCCTCATGGAGAGTGGCCTACGGAATTGGCTTGGACTACAAAGAAGGGGGATACACTGGAAATACTGATGCATGGGATAGGAAGATGGCATTTACAAGGGGTATTGATGCCCAAATGTACTTCTACTGGAAAGGAGAGTTCTTTGGAGAGAAAGGAACAGATTCAATTGAAGCAGCACAGCTAAGCATTTGGAATGGAACTAGCTGGGAGCGCTACGATATAGCGGAGATAGGCTTTATTGCATGGACAGGTAAAGTAAATGGCCTTCAAACATTGGAGGTAGCAATTCCATGGGAGGTCTTGGGAGGAAAAGCAAGCAAAGTCTACATAACCGCTTGGGTAACAGGCTCAAGCGCTGGGGATTCAGCCGTTGAAAGCTTGCCCGATGATCCAAGCATGCACGACAGCGACAACGAGTGGGGCGACCAAGATAACATAAGCACGTTTGCTGAAGTTCAAATTCAATGA
- the jtg gene encoding 4-alpha-glucanotransferase — MEKINFIFGIHNHQPLGNFGWVLEEAYNNSYRPFMEILEEFPNMKLAVHFSGPLLEWLDENHPDYIDLLKKLIKKGQLEIVVAGFYEPVLAAIPKEDRILQINLLKNYAKSLGYDAKGVWLTERVWQPELVKSLREAGIEYVVVDDYHFMSAGLSKEELYWPYYTEDGGEVISVFPIDEKLRYLIPFRPVEKTIEYLEGLVDKDPSKVAVFHDDGEKFGVWPGTHEWVYKKGWLREFFDTVTSNEKINLMTYSEYLAKFTPKGLVYLPIASYFEMSEWSLPAKQAKLFVEFVEQLKEEGKFEKYRVFVRGGIWKNFFFKYPESNFMHKRMLYVSRLAREHEEARNYILKAQCNDAYWHGVFGGVYLPHLRRAIWENIIKAQSYFPSEAKVLDVDFDGKKEVMLENSHFIATIKPHYGGSIFELSSKKRAVNYNDVLARRWEHYHDVPEAATPEEETEEGVASIHELGKEIPEEIKRELAYDWQLRAILQDHFLKEGETLDNYRLVKYWELGDFVNQPYEFELSEGKIKLWRNGGLYGEEKVPAKVEKEIELTEDGFIVRYRVVLEKHYKALFGVELNLAVHSVMEKPEEFEAQSFEINDPYGMGKVRIELNKKARVWKFPIKTLSQSESGWDFVQQGVSYTLLFPIEKELEFEVRFREV; from the coding sequence ATGGAGAAGATCAACTTCATCTTTGGCATTCATAATCACCAGCCCCTTGGAAACTTTGGTTGGGTGCTCGAGGAGGCATATAACAACTCATACCGGCCGTTCATGGAAATTCTCGAGGAATTCCCAAACATGAAGCTTGCGGTTCATTTCAGCGGGCCCCTCTTAGAGTGGCTCGATGAAAACCATCCCGATTATATCGATCTCTTGAAAAAGCTCATCAAAAAAGGGCAGCTGGAGATAGTTGTCGCTGGTTTTTATGAACCCGTTTTAGCTGCGATCCCTAAAGAGGATAGAATTCTACAAATTAATCTTCTAAAGAATTATGCTAAAAGTCTCGGCTATGATGCCAAAGGAGTGTGGCTGACCGAGAGAGTTTGGCAGCCGGAGCTGGTGAAATCGCTTAGGGAGGCAGGGATCGAGTATGTAGTCGTTGATGACTACCACTTTATGAGCGCCGGGCTGAGCAAAGAAGAGCTTTATTGGCCGTATTATACTGAAGACGGTGGAGAGGTAATAAGCGTCTTTCCAATTGACGAAAAGCTCCGCTATCTCATACCATTTAGACCTGTGGAAAAGACAATTGAGTACTTAGAAGGCCTTGTCGATAAAGACCCATCAAAAGTTGCCGTGTTCCACGATGATGGAGAGAAGTTTGGTGTCTGGCCGGGGACGCACGAATGGGTATACAAAAAGGGATGGCTTAGAGAGTTCTTTGATACTGTAACAAGCAACGAAAAGATTAACTTAATGACTTACTCCGAATATCTGGCCAAGTTTACTCCAAAAGGCTTGGTTTACCTCCCAATTGCTTCCTACTTTGAGATGAGTGAGTGGTCCCTTCCAGCGAAGCAAGCAAAGCTCTTCGTTGAGTTCGTCGAACAGCTTAAAGAAGAGGGCAAGTTTGAAAAGTACCGCGTCTTTGTTAGAGGAGGAATTTGGAAGAACTTCTTCTTCAAGTATCCAGAAAGCAATTTTATGCACAAGAGAATGCTTTACGTGAGCAGACTTGCAAGAGAGCATGAAGAAGCGAGGAACTACATTCTAAAGGCCCAGTGCAACGATGCCTACTGGCACGGCGTCTTTGGAGGTGTTTACCTGCCGCATTTGAGAAGGGCAATTTGGGAGAATATAATCAAAGCCCAGAGCTACTTCCCAAGCGAGGCTAAAGTCTTAGATGTAGACTTCGACGGCAAAAAAGAAGTCATGCTTGAAAATTCTCACTTTATAGCAACTATTAAGCCCCATTATGGCGGAAGCATCTTCGAGCTGAGCTCCAAAAAGAGAGCGGTAAACTACAACGATGTCTTAGCAAGGAGATGGGAGCACTATCATGATGTCCCAGAGGCCGCAACTCCCGAGGAAGAGACTGAAGAAGGTGTTGCAAGCATTCATGAGCTTGGAAAAGAAATTCCAGAAGAGATTAAGCGTGAATTAGCTTACGACTGGCAGCTTAGGGCCATACTCCAAGACCACTTCCTCAAAGAGGGTGAAACGCTCGATAACTACCGCCTCGTTAAGTACTGGGAACTCGGCGATTTCGTGAACCAGCCCTATGAGTTTGAGCTGAGTGAAGGAAAGATAAAACTCTGGCGCAATGGCGGACTCTACGGAGAGGAAAAAGTCCCAGCAAAGGTTGAGAAGGAGATTGAGCTCACGGAGGACGGATTTATAGTGAGGTACAGAGTGGTGCTCGAAAAGCACTATAAAGCCCTCTTTGGTGTTGAGCTCAACTTGGCGGTGCACAGTGTAATGGAAAAGCCAGAAGAATTCGAAGCACAGAGCTTTGAAATAAATGATCCCTATGGAATGGGCAAAGTTAGAATAGAGCTCAACAAGAAAGCCAGAGTCTGGAAGTTCCCGATAAAAACACTCTCACAGTCAGAGAGCGGATGGGACTTCGTGCAGCAGGGAGTTAGCTACACGTTATTATTCCCAATTGAAAAGGAGCTTGAATTTGAGGTTAGGTTTAGGGAAGTTTAA
- a CDS encoding class I SAM-dependent methyltransferase, which produces MKPRFDAYFLTFREANRLLVGRGEVRINLDLGKTKRTLTVIAEEDRVIFPDGSEVEKKILGKIAKDENNIYFVKDGGIFKAAIAKEGFYKLVPTIPPTIEINGIRMHRTKEVTPLEDTLSKINTVKPKEGEMLLDTCMGLGYTAIESAKRGAYVMTIEKDPNVLELAKLNPWSWELFHSQNIQVIHGDAFDVVKRFRDETFDVIIHDPPRFSLAGHLYSEEFYRELFRVLKKGGRLFHYVGNPGKKYRRKDLQRGVMERLRKVGFKNVKRVEEALGLVAKKV; this is translated from the coding sequence TTGAAGCCCCGATTTGATGCTTATTTTTTAACATTTAGAGAGGCTAATAGATTGCTCGTCGGTAGGGGTGAAGTTAGAATAAATTTGGATTTAGGAAAAACTAAAAGAACACTCACGGTCATTGCGGAGGAGGATAGGGTAATCTTCCCCGATGGGAGTGAAGTGGAGAAGAAGATTTTAGGAAAAATAGCTAAAGATGAAAACAACATATACTTCGTCAAAGATGGGGGAATATTCAAGGCAGCAATAGCTAAAGAAGGCTTTTACAAGCTTGTTCCGACAATCCCACCCACAATAGAGATAAACGGCATTAGAATGCACCGCACGAAGGAAGTAACTCCCTTAGAGGATACCCTCAGCAAAATCAACACAGTAAAGCCAAAGGAGGGAGAAATGCTCCTCGACACGTGCATGGGGCTTGGCTATACCGCAATAGAGAGCGCCAAAAGAGGGGCGTACGTAATGACAATTGAAAAAGACCCAAACGTTTTAGAGCTAGCGAAGCTCAACCCCTGGAGCTGGGAGCTCTTTCACTCGCAGAACATCCAAGTAATCCATGGAGATGCATTTGATGTTGTAAAGCGCTTTAGAGATGAGACATTTGATGTCATAATCCATGACCCGCCGCGCTTCAGCCTAGCGGGACATTTGTACAGCGAGGAGTTTTATAGGGAGCTATTTAGAGTGCTGAAGAAGGGAGGAAGGCTCTTCCACTACGTCGGAAATCCAGGGAAGAAGTATAGAAGAAAAGATTTGCAAAGAGGAGTTATGGAAAGGCTGAGAAAAGTAGGATTTAAGAACGTTAAGCGGGTTGAGGAAGCGCTGGGACTAGTAGCAAAGAAGGTTTAG
- a CDS encoding S9 family peptidase, producing MNNIEWDENTFAKFSYLSDVRISKDGKRVAYVLTKANLKDNKYENTIVVEELESGERKYVENASMPRFSPSGAKLTFVRGNEEKKTSELWLIDLRSMSAKKLMEVKNILNVSWNEDDRRLLITGFKRREDEDFIFEYDVPVWFDNKGFFDGEKTTFWIYDSEGEEILEEFTAEKFSSGLWHGDEVIYNVPHRENGKLQFFKFYDIFRYKDGESEKIFEKVSFAAIDSNGKDLLLIGKPKKEKLSEHDYLYIWDGEEVKPLTERFIYNNWEGKFDAQGNVYFLSPREGRVSLYKLSGEELISIVEENAWVMGFDVSDDGKVVFLKQIDTMPSEAFIWDGELKQLTDYNGPILSKLKRRPIKHFRFKSLDLELDGWYIKPDIKEGEKAPVIVFVHGGPKGMYGYYFKYEMQLLADKGFYIVFVNPRGSNGYDEDFALRVLERTGLEDFQDILRGIEEFFTLEPQADKERVGITGISYGGYMTNWALTQSDLFKAGVSENGISYWLTSYAFSDIGLWFDKEVIGENPLENENYKKLSPLFYADRVKAPLLIIHSLEDYRCPLDQSVMFYHVLKDLGKETYIAIFKKGAHGHSIRGSPRHRAKRYKLIMEFFERKLVEGKEGFNVEEILGKKE from the coding sequence ATGAATAATATCGAATGGGATGAAAACACTTTTGCAAAGTTTTCCTACTTGAGCGATGTAAGGATTTCCAAAGATGGAAAGAGGGTTGCCTACGTTTTGACCAAAGCAAACCTCAAAGACAACAAATACGAGAATACAATTGTCGTTGAGGAACTTGAGAGTGGAGAGAGAAAATACGTGGAGAATGCTTCAATGCCCCGCTTTTCTCCGAGCGGAGCAAAACTGACTTTCGTCAGAGGAAATGAAGAGAAAAAGACGAGCGAGCTCTGGCTGATTGATTTGAGGAGCATGAGCGCTAAAAAGCTCATGGAAGTTAAGAACATTTTAAACGTGAGCTGGAACGAAGATGATAGGCGCTTGTTAATCACTGGCTTCAAGAGGAGAGAAGATGAGGACTTTATCTTTGAGTACGACGTTCCAGTTTGGTTCGACAATAAGGGCTTTTTTGACGGTGAAAAGACAACATTTTGGATTTACGACAGCGAAGGCGAGGAAATTTTAGAGGAGTTCACGGCTGAAAAGTTCTCCTCTGGACTGTGGCACGGCGATGAGGTAATATATAACGTCCCCCACAGAGAGAACGGCAAGCTTCAGTTCTTCAAGTTCTACGACATCTTTAGGTATAAGGACGGTGAGAGCGAGAAGATATTTGAGAAGGTCTCATTTGCAGCAATTGACTCAAACGGAAAGGATCTTTTGCTCATAGGTAAGCCAAAGAAAGAAAAGCTCAGTGAGCATGATTATCTCTACATTTGGGACGGCGAGGAGGTCAAGCCTCTCACAGAGCGCTTTATCTACAATAACTGGGAAGGAAAGTTTGATGCCCAAGGGAATGTTTACTTCCTAAGCCCAAGAGAAGGGAGGGTTTCATTGTACAAGCTGAGCGGCGAGGAGCTAATCTCAATCGTTGAAGAAAATGCGTGGGTTATGGGCTTTGACGTGAGTGATGACGGAAAGGTTGTATTCCTCAAGCAAATTGACACCATGCCGAGCGAGGCCTTCATATGGGACGGCGAGCTCAAGCAGCTCACCGACTACAACGGGCCTATTTTGAGCAAGCTCAAGAGGAGACCAATAAAGCACTTCCGCTTTAAGAGCCTCGATTTAGAGCTTGACGGGTGGTATATAAAGCCAGACATAAAGGAGGGCGAGAAAGCTCCCGTTATAGTCTTTGTTCACGGCGGGCCCAAGGGTATGTATGGATATTACTTCAAGTACGAGATGCAGCTCTTGGCAGATAAGGGCTTTTACATAGTTTTTGTCAATCCAAGAGGAAGCAATGGCTATGATGAGGACTTTGCACTTAGAGTGCTTGAAAGAACGGGCTTAGAGGACTTCCAAGACATACTCAGGGGCATAGAGGAATTCTTCACGCTCGAGCCTCAAGCAGATAAGGAAAGGGTAGGAATCACGGGCATAAGCTATGGAGGGTATATGACTAACTGGGCACTAACGCAAAGTGACCTCTTCAAAGCTGGCGTTAGTGAGAATGGAATAAGCTACTGGCTGACGAGCTATGCCTTCTCGGACATTGGTCTTTGGTTCGATAAAGAGGTCATTGGTGAAAATCCACTCGAAAACGAGAACTACAAGAAGCTTAGCCCACTATTCTATGCGGACAGAGTAAAAGCACCCTTGCTGATAATTCACTCCCTCGAAGACTACCGCTGCCCCTTGGACCAATCTGTAATGTTCTATCACGTGCTTAAGGACTTAGGAAAAGAGACTTACATTGCAATATTTAAGAAAGGCGCCCACGGACACAGTATAAGGGGCTCCCCAAGGCACAGGGCAAAGCGTTACAAGCTCATAATGGAGTTCTTTGAGCGCAAGCTCGTTGAAGGAAAAGAAGGATTTAACGTTGAGGAGATTTTGGGGAAGAAGGAGTAA
- a CDS encoding serine/threonine protein kinase: MISHLLDEDTLKRFYGHLGERGITDVIPYSKGNTSLVFTGQLKGEKVLIKLQRRDSPRKTLKREAEILEFLKGQGITSELIFAGSFEGLDYLVRCFMDGEPILYADVEKRHIIEIAQKTLKLDQLGVDHGQIQGGKHILIGKDVWIIDFEKASLRRKPKNLTSAMAMVFLNDNTISKKIREKFGIEEEFLDALKDAVGVYKKSGNSAKVLELLSTL, from the coding sequence ATGATAAGTCACTTACTTGATGAAGACACCCTCAAAAGGTTTTATGGGCATTTGGGAGAGCGTGGAATAACTGATGTCATTCCATACTCGAAAGGTAACACTAGTTTAGTTTTTACTGGTCAGCTGAAAGGTGAAAAAGTTCTCATAAAACTGCAGCGCAGGGACTCTCCGAGAAAAACTCTAAAGCGTGAAGCGGAGATACTTGAATTTTTGAAAGGGCAGGGTATAACGTCTGAACTCATTTTCGCAGGAAGCTTTGAGGGTTTGGACTATTTAGTAAGGTGTTTTATGGATGGAGAGCCTATTCTTTATGCTGACGTTGAGAAGAGGCACATAATTGAAATAGCTCAAAAGACGCTTAAACTCGATCAGCTTGGCGTTGATCACGGCCAAATCCAAGGAGGAAAGCACATATTAATCGGAAAGGATGTGTGGATAATTGACTTCGAGAAAGCCAGCTTGAGGAGGAAGCCTAAAAACTTAACTTCGGCAATGGCAATGGTTTTTCTCAACGACAATACAATCTCAAAGAAAATTAGGGAAAAATTTGGAATTGAGGAGGAGTTTTTAGATGCACTTAAAGATGCGGTAGGTGTATACAAGAAAAGCGGTAATTCTGCGAAGGTTTTAGAGCTACTCTCTACCCTTTAG
- a CDS encoding Lrp/AsnC family transcriptional regulator, giving the protein MVTAFILMVTAAGKEREVMEKLLAIPDVKEAYVVYGEYDLVVKVETETLKDLDQFITEKIRKMPEIQMTSTMIAI; this is encoded by the coding sequence ATGGTGACAGCTTTTATTTTGATGGTTACGGCTGCTGGAAAGGAAAGAGAAGTTATGGAGAAACTTTTGGCCATACCAGATGTTAAGGAGGCCTACGTCGTTTATGGAGAATACGACCTCGTTGTAAAAGTTGAGACTGAAACACTAAAAGATTTGGATCAATTCATCACAGAAAAGATAAGAAAGATGCCCGAGATACAGATGACATCAACAATGATAGCTATATGA
- a CDS encoding DUF2103 domain-containing protein gives MPKYFKRGVKREHHLLKGILPVLEEISSIEGVKKVIPGRIYASDSRGFEIKVVRETLTGFKLLAKSDGSVQEIFLIVDKKDRARVLEKLRGLR, from the coding sequence ATGCCCAAGTACTTCAAGCGCGGCGTCAAGAGAGAGCATCATCTCCTGAAGGGCATCCTTCCTGTTCTTGAGGAGATATCCTCAATTGAAGGTGTTAAGAAGGTAATCCCTGGGCGCATTTACGCCAGCGATTCTCGAGGCTTTGAGATTAAAGTTGTTAGGGAGACATTAACGGGCTTCAAGCTTTTGGCAAAAAGCGACGGCAGCGTACAAGAGATTTTCCTCATCGTAGACAAAAAGGATAGGGCGAGGGTTTTGGAGAAGCTGAGGGGATTGAGGTGA
- a CDS encoding PEGA domain-containing protein — MFLTQTLTATGAPSKNSQTAALVIISMPEGATVSISNQSGVWYTPVNITLFPDVKGGEYKITISKEGYPTAIAIINLTPRDVKIIKVDLEGLRAAFGENATVEFNEAPYESIKGGHASSWVGCGGMSFSPLREPPMNVLKPSSGDRYFLLIPNNTPIQTPGCIVLTRIYFHGEDGYSIVSSFPYFSSYIPPMATIVVNSTPKDAKVYVFDHHISAEWFTPMTLRVPVIKEPVNNVTLYYPDFERRADGKVVQKVITRNISIISPFDTYRIKVAYGNYALETMIKPAPGETMTLNVEFETLRKAFEVVPMNGTLNIYTDPKNAALMIKDSSGEIVARGYAPMRLSLPPGEYTITASKYRAGANVARVYVASNTSKSVTLHLSQKQAVLKLNVFPANATVLVNGARRGEGIERLVLKAGDYVITFRAPGFLEHKERIILHPGDTKVLNVTLTPLPT; from the coding sequence ATGTTCTTGACCCAGACCCTCACAGCAACGGGGGCGCCTAGCAAAAATTCTCAAACCGCCGCATTGGTGATTATCTCCATGCCCGAGGGAGCTACCGTTAGCATATCAAACCAAAGCGGAGTATGGTACACCCCCGTTAATATAACTCTGTTCCCGGATGTGAAGGGAGGGGAGTATAAAATTACAATCTCAAAAGAGGGCTATCCTACGGCGATAGCCATTATCAATCTGACTCCTAGAGACGTGAAGATCATAAAGGTCGACCTTGAAGGCCTGCGTGCTGCTTTTGGTGAGAATGCAACGGTGGAGTTTAATGAAGCCCCCTATGAAAGTATTAAAGGAGGACATGCCTCCTCGTGGGTGGGATGCGGGGGCATGTCCTTTTCACCGCTTCGCGAGCCGCCCATGAACGTCCTGAAGCCGAGCAGCGGCGACCGCTACTTCCTCCTCATCCCAAACAACACCCCCATCCAAACACCGGGATGCATTGTGCTTACGAGGATATACTTCCATGGGGAGGACGGCTACTCAATCGTGAGCAGCTTCCCATACTTCTCGAGTTATATCCCCCCAATGGCCACGATAGTGGTAAACTCCACACCAAAAGACGCTAAAGTATATGTGTTCGACCATCACATCTCTGCAGAATGGTTCACCCCAATGACGCTTAGAGTCCCTGTGATTAAGGAGCCGGTGAACAATGTGACCCTCTACTACCCCGATTTTGAGCGCAGAGCGGATGGGAAGGTGGTGCAAAAGGTAATCACAAGAAACATCAGCATCATATCCCCCTTTGATACATATAGGATCAAGGTTGCCTACGGCAATTATGCTCTTGAAACGATGATTAAACCTGCACCGGGTGAAACGATGACCCTCAACGTGGAATTTGAAACTCTGAGAAAGGCCTTTGAAGTAGTGCCCATGAACGGGACTTTAAACATCTATACAGACCCCAAAAATGCCGCGCTGATGATAAAGGACTCCTCAGGGGAAATCGTTGCGAGAGGATATGCTCCGATGCGGCTTAGCCTTCCTCCCGGCGAGTACACCATCACCGCCTCCAAGTACCGCGCTGGAGCCAACGTGGCAAGAGTATATGTTGCATCAAACACATCAAAAAGCGTTACTCTCCACCTCTCCCAAAAGCAAGCAGTTCTGAAGCTCAATGTATTCCCAGCAAATGCCACTGTTTTGGTCAACGGCGCTCGTAGGGGAGAAGGAATTGAGCGGTTAGTTCTGAAGGCTGGAGATTACGTAATCACATTCAGAGCCCCGGGATTTCTTGAACACAAAGAGAGGATAATTCTCCATCCAGGAGATACAAAAGTGCTGAACGTCACCCTGACACCTCTGCCCACCTAA